GAGCCACGATTATTTCGAGACGATGCGCATGAGCCTCGTGCGAGGCCGCTGGTTCCAGCCAGGCGAGGACGCCGAGTCACCGCCGGTCGTGCTCATCAACGAGACCGCAGCCCGTCGCTACTGGCCGAATGAAGACCCACTCCAGAGCCGTGTGAGGGTCGGAGGGAAGTATCGACAGGTAGTCGGTATCGTCTCGGACACGAAACACTTCGGGCTGGATCAGGACGAACGCTCCGCCATGTACTTCCCCTACGAACAGCTGCCGTTGCGCTTCATGAGCCTGGTGGTGAGGACGAGCGAGGACCCGACGTTACTCGTCAGTCCGGTCCGTGACGCGGTGTGGGAGATCGATCCCGTGCTCGCGGTCGCCCAACCCTCCACGATGCAGGATGTCATTGCCGCGACGGTCGCCCCGCCGCGGACCGTCACGATGCTCCTATCTGTCTTCGCCGCGGCGGCGTTGGCGCTCGCTGCCATCGGTCTCTACGGGGTCATGAGCTACGCCGTCGCGCAGCGGACCCGGGAGATCGGAATTCGCATGGCTCTCGGCGCGAAAACCGGCGACGTGCTCCGCTGGGCCGTCGGTGATGGAATGCTCCTTCTCGGGGTCGGAAGCCTGCTCGGCCTCGGGGCGTCGCTCGTCGCCACCCGTCTGATGGAGAGCCTCCTTTTCTCCGTGTCACCCCCCGACCCGATGGCTTTCGTCGCGTCGCTCGCCGTTCTGGTCGCCGTCGCGCTTTCGTCCTGCTACCTGCCAGCCCGGCGCGCCTCCCGCGTCGATCCTCTCATCGCCCTGCGTCACGAGTGAACCTCGCCGCTTGATCCAGACTCGTCCAACCCTTAGGGTTCTCTCCCGGGAGGACAGGATGGAAGGAGACAGACGGGTCGAAGTCGACATCGCGAACGATTCTCAGAGCGTGACGCGAACGGTTCATCGGGTGCTCGGCGAAGAGAAGTCGATCTCGCCCGATGAAGTCCAACTGCTCGCCAACGGCTGGGTCAGGCTGAGAAGGGGGGAAACCAGCCTGTATATATCGCCCCACGCGGTGGACTCGATCCTCGTCGAAGGCGGGGAGCTCGTGATCTCCTGATCGCGGCGCTCGTCGGGCGGCTTGCCGGGCTACTCGTCGCGTTCCTCCGCGTCGATGAGCTCCTGGAGGAACTGTTTGTCCGCCGCATCCGAGGGGCGGATCGTGTCCTTGGTTCGAATGAGCGTTCGTTTGCTGGCAATCGGGATGGTTACGCCGTCAATCTCGACGTGCTCCTGGTCCCGCGCAGCGTCCTTGTACATCACACCACAGGCTTTCGCCAGGAGGTCGACAATAACCTCATCGGCTATACGTACGACCGAATACCGTTCAACGTCGCTTTCTTCGACATCCGCCGCCGCGTTGTCGTCAAGGATGGCGAGGCCAGCCTTGACACGGGACACGTTCTCGGCGCTCGCGTCGATGAGCAGGTCGATGTCCTTCGTCGTGCGGCCGGCGCCGTGGGCAATGACGGCGAAGCCACCTATGAGAACGTAACGAGCTTCGTGCTCGTTCAGGGATTGGCAGATCCGGACGAGATCTTGGATTTGTGGCGTGCGAGAGTACTCGCGATCGTCCTTCTCATCCAAAGGTCCGCCTCCTCGAAGCTGGAAAAGCGGTAGACGCCCCGGGGCACGAGCGAGTCGACGGGCCGGAGGACCGCCGCGGTTTGCAGCAGCTGTCGCGCGACCTCGATCGAGACTCTGTTCTCTTTGCGCGCGCCGACGGTCTTGATAGAGAAGGGCTTGCCGCGAAGTCCCGAAGTCCGCGTTGTCATCGTCGCAACTAGAATACCGCGCCCATCGCCGGGGTGCGAGCCTCTCACCGTTCAACGGGCAGATCGTGAAGTGCGTAGGATTTCCAGAATCCG
The Vicinamibacteria bacterium genome window above contains:
- a CDS encoding nucleotidyltransferase, which translates into the protein MDEKDDREYSRTPQIQDLVRICQSLNEHEARYVLIGGFAVIAHGAGRTTKDIDLLIDASAENVSRVKAGLAILDDNAAADVEESDVERYSVVRIADEVIVDLLAKACGVMYKDAARDQEHVEIDGVTIPIASKRTLIRTKDTIRPSDAADKQFLQELIDAEERDE